One part of the [Synechococcus] sp. NIES-970 genome encodes these proteins:
- a CDS encoding arsenical pump membrane protein: MNLEAWIALATFVVVFVSIVFEKIHLTAAALLGALVLVFAHVMTLTEAVGYISQSYATLALFFGVMVLVRAFEPTKIFEYIATKMVIAAKGSGKLLLLGIVLMTAPICAVLPNATTVMLLAPLIPPIAQEIGVDFVPLLTLMVFVANSAGLLTIVGDPATYLIGDAVNLSFLDYLQRLSFGGVLAIVVVVLLLPLVFKDIWQTTFTDLSHLPNPKVNHPRVLALGGVLIFFVLLLFVIGESLPVPIVPAAVALLGAALALTLAHQSKIDTVNNILKDVDWSTLLFFMSIFVLIGGLEKTGVVSQISGVLAVILGKNILLGSILIVFVVGILSSLVPNIPLVVAMIPLLKEYLVNVDLLGSEFLDPNVAGQFPPVVLPLFYAMMYGATLGGNGTLLGASSNIVAAGIAELHGGKMSFHKFLKYSIPITATQLTVSAVYMLTFFL, from the coding sequence ATGAATTTAGAAGCCTGGATTGCCTTGGCAACTTTTGTTGTCGTATTTGTTAGTATTGTTTTTGAAAAAATTCACCTCACCGCAGCGGCTCTACTGGGAGCCCTAGTGCTTGTTTTTGCCCATGTGATGACTCTCACAGAAGCAGTTGGCTATATTAGCCAAAGCTACGCAACATTGGCCTTGTTTTTTGGGGTAATGGTCTTGGTTCGGGCCTTTGAACCGACAAAAATCTTTGAATATATCGCCACAAAAATGGTAATTGCAGCCAAGGGGAGTGGCAAATTACTTTTACTAGGCATTGTTTTAATGACTGCGCCTATTTGTGCCGTCTTGCCCAATGCCACCACAGTTATGCTGCTCGCCCCACTGATTCCTCCAATTGCCCAAGAAATTGGTGTTGATTTTGTGCCTCTGCTTACTTTAATGGTTTTTGTGGCAAATAGTGCTGGATTACTGACTATTGTTGGCGATCCAGCTACTTATCTCATTGGTGATGCGGTTAATCTTAGTTTTTTGGACTATCTTCAGCGCCTCAGTTTCGGCGGTGTACTCGCAATTGTTGTTGTTGTTTTATTATTACCTCTTGTTTTTAAAGACATCTGGCAGACAACCTTTACGGATCTCAGTCATCTACCCAATCCCAAAGTTAATCATCCCCGGGTTTTAGCATTGGGCGGTGTCTTGATCTTTTTTGTGCTGCTTTTATTTGTTATTGGCGAGTCTCTGCCTGTGCCCATTGTGCCGGCAGCGGTGGCTTTGTTAGGGGCGGCTCTAGCATTAACTTTGGCTCATCAAAGTAAAATTGACACGGTTAATAATATCCTCAAAGATGTGGACTGGAGTACGCTGCTCTTCTTTATGTCTATTTTCGTCCTAATCGGAGGGCTAGAAAAAACAGGTGTTGTTAGTCAAATATCTGGTGTTTTAGCTGTTATTTTAGGTAAAAATATTCTTTTAGGCTCGATTCTCATTGTCTTTGTTGTCGGTATTTTATCAAGTTTAGTGCCGAATATTCCCTTGGTAGTCGCGATGATTCCTCTACTAAAAGAGTATTTAGTGAATGTTGATCTGCTCGGCTCTGAGTTTCTAGATCCCAATGTTGCTGGCCAATTCCCACCGGTTGTATTACCGTTGTTTTACGCCATGATGTACGGGGCAACCCTCGGTGGAAATGGTACATTGTTAGGCGCTTCTTCAAATATTGTGGCAGCGGGAATTGCTGAGTTACATGGAGGGAAAATGTCATTCCACAAATTCCTCAAATACAGTATCCCGATCACGGCGACCCAACTCACTGTCTCAGCTGTATATATGCTGACTTTTTTCCTTTAA